One Alicyclobacillus acidoterrestris DNA window includes the following coding sequences:
- a CDS encoding thioredoxin family protein — MFKEISDTEVLEVAAQEKNVIVFFYTPLCGTCKLARRMLEIVAATLPGLVIYTCDANFARPLLEAFEVQSVPALAYLRDGELTSLQFAFHGVDDLYARIKQFFSASERAE, encoded by the coding sequence ATGTTCAAAGAGATCAGCGACACAGAGGTGTTGGAGGTCGCTGCGCAGGAAAAAAACGTAATCGTTTTCTTTTATACACCGCTGTGCGGAACCTGTAAACTCGCCCGGAGAATGCTGGAAATTGTCGCAGCGACGCTGCCGGGACTCGTCATTTACACATGCGACGCGAACTTTGCCAGGCCTTTGCTCGAAGCATTTGAAGTGCAAAGTGTACCGGCACTCGCGTACCTGCGCGACGGCGAACTCACTTCTCTGCAGTTTGCATTCCACGGTGTAGATGATCTTTACGCGCGCATCAAGCAGTTTTTCAGCGCATCAGAACGGGCAGAATGA